GTGGATTCTGTCTTTGTTACACTGCTAGTGAGGACCTTGTTCACTTCTCCTTCATGCTGAAATGCAACAGAAAAATAGGAGACGTTAAACTGAAAATCTGCTGCAATTCCATCAGTCTCTCATGAAGGGTGCAGTCACACTGAGTGGTCAGCGAGCATATTTTGCGTTATCTTCACCCCAAATGCCCACAAACCTCAGTGGCTTctctcattaaggcctcatgcacacgatcgttgtggtgttccgtgtccgttgttccgttttccgtgattttcaatgggtccgttgaaaactcggataatgcagtttgtcatccgcgtccgtgatccgcgtttccagtccgtcaaaaaaatatgacctgtcctattttttttcatggacaacggttcgcggaccaaaAAAACACGGAGCcacacaagattgtcacccgcgtccgttttttttccccatttcattttattttcaaggcaaacttgacttagatttattttcacttttcatgtctggtgatcctccaaaaatcaaggaagacacacggaaacaaaaacggatcacggaacaacagaaccccgttttgcggaccgtgaaaaaatactgtcgtgtgcatgaggcctaaggctcatCTCTTCAAAAGGCTGCAATGGGCGACGGCTCCTCAAGGCAGgtaaatggccacaaattttggcCTAGTACACAAAGCAGCTGCCACTCTGCACATGTATCGCGCTTCTTCGCTCCGACACTGAAATTAACTCTGAGACCTTTAAAAATAAGATACTTACAGGCTTGTCATTCTCAGAAGGTAGCTCAAACAGGCACCGAAGCTTCGAGTCCATCAATTCCTCCGGCTTAGCTTCTTTCCACTGCAAAGTAACAAGAAATTTTATAGAAATGGAACTTTACCTGATGTCTCACCAAGGGCTCAGGCTTTGATTTGTCTTTCCCCTATACTTTaaactgcagctctgcctgttCCAATTGGCTGCTGTATAAAAACCAGCCCACCAAATGATCATTCGGAAGTGAGCGGATTTCCATTACTGTTATAGGGATTTTTCCaactgttttatactgatgacctatcctcaggatagcttatcagtatctgatcaatggggggtccaacatccaggaccactgccgatcagctgtttgaggaggctgcgTCACTCAAGCAGCCTTCTTACAGCTTTTCTTAGGCTCCCAAGGCCCAGGTGAAGCTCAGTCCCatcctgcataatggatccgtccggtttccgctatgcaggagaggactccagcataacgaaaaccgtacggatccgttatgcaggccatagacttctggtatgacggaatgaataatggaatgcctcttaaggcattggaattgcgttatggtcagtggtaacggaatccataatgcaattcagcatatacccaaactttaaaatattaagttcgctcatccctactgatgacctatcctcaagataggtcattacAATCTGATAAGCGAGGTGTTGCCTGCAGCCTCTGGCGCTGAAACTAGCTCTggaatggaacaggaaaaacagCCCTGTTGCAAGTGTAGAGCCCGTGGCGGGTTACTGCTGCTCAGTttctattgaagtaaatgggagctaagctgcagtaacccagcacgacCACTACACTTTGagtggagctgtgcttcctgttccattcaacaTGCTATTTCCAGCGCTGGAGGCTGCATgccagaccctcaccaatcagatagtaATGACCTAtcgtaaaggggttctccgggctttttatattgatgacctatcctcaggataggtcatcaatatcagatcggcggaggtccgacagccggccgatcagctgtttgaagaggaggcgcgcgccgtgccagcgctgcctcctcttcactgtttaccttctcgccgtcgcctctgcagcggtgagcaggtctaattacacccaagccgtcccattcatttcaatgggacggatcgctcctatacaagtgtatgggaacgataggtcatattgaaatgaatgggacggttagctctaattacacctgctcaccgctgcagatgcaacggtgAGAAGGTAAaccgtgaagaggaggcagcgctggcacggtgcgcgcctcctcttcaaacagctgatcagcaggggtgaggataggtcatcaatattaaaagcctggagaacccctttaaggatagatTATCAATAATAGGAGCCtgtaaacccctttaataagatgGAGATCTGCTATATGACCCTAAAGATGCATTTACATGCACcagtgagcaggcaattatcaagaAGGAACCATTCCTTCCAAATAATTGTCTGCTTGCCAGTGGAGGTAAGAGCTGCAATAACCTCCACTGGATGGGGGAAGAGCGATCTCTATTGCCATCACctgtccccatacagattcactGTTTCTGCTGCCCACAAACGCTGATATACTGCGCTGCATAAACTATTAAATCCCTAGAACAAGTTTTTGCTTGCTCATCGGGTGCTTGGAGGCAACGTTACATGGGCCTGTTATCAAGTGTTTGTATGAACATTTGTTTCTGATAACAGTCCAGTGTAAAAGCTTCTTAACATCAGACTGCAGGATGACGCTACAGTGAAAACGTCAGACACACTTACAACGGCTTCCATGTCGGTGGTGTCTGGCGGTGCATACATGGACTGGACCATAAACTTATGTTTGCTTTTCTCATTAGGATCATAGTCGAAGGGTTGGAGCATAACTAAAATaaaagggaagaaaaagggtTAACCATGCACATAAGACAACACTGTAAATCAGTATGTACATTGTAATACTCTTTACATTCCACAAGAGGGCAGTGATTTTTCTTATCCTTTGTTATCACTGCATAGAAATGAGGGAGATTcaggaattttaattttttttgcagcgaTTAAGAAAATCCTCACAAAAACTACCACATGTTTTCTGACTTTTGGCCACCATATGGACGATGTTTCTCCAGAACATCCCATTTTCTGTTTGTTCTTCCGGTTCCTCAATGACATGTTCCTGATGACTGATTATTTCATTAATGGAAACTAAGTGGGAAAAGTATGTTATTGATGACCTGATACACATATAAATTAAAAGCGCACGCCCATAACTACATGAGTACAGATGAGGACACAGCCAGGCATTACACAGGAACACTGGATTTTGGGCCAAACTGGTTGAAGTCCatgatgacatttaaaaaaacaaaaaaaaaaacctttagcaTAGTCTCCATAGCAATTCTCCCTGccaatgatgacatcaccaccatGGCAGGCCACAATCAGCTACTGCAGTGGAAAGAACTCTAACAAAGGACTCTAAGTAGATAACAACCTTggcaacacttaaaggggttatccgtgaaataatattgatgacctatcctcgatatcacattggcaggggtctgagtcCAAGCAACCCCCCAATCAGCTGTGTCGGGAAGCTGCCGTGCTCACCGCAGGTCTGGCGAGCGCAGCAGCCTCCTGggcgcttaccaagcacagcgctgtacatagtatagtggttgtgctttgtATTACAGTTcagccctattgacttgaatggggccgagctgcaaCTTGGCCATGTGACTGAGGTACGGTGAAGTCACCTGGCCGTGACGTCACGGAGCGCCGGCCTCTTCtatcagctgatcagcagggtcccgggtgtcaggtgcctccactgatctgatattgatgtattTATtactggataacccatttaactaTTTTCACGTTgatacacactatacagtatttAAAATGTCTACCTATAGGGGATATCCCCCTTTTTCTATTTCAGTGACACCGATTTTAAAGAGGTTGCCCAGTGGGATGACATTTATATAGGAGAAGCAGAACTGGTGACTGGCATCTCCAGCCACTTCCTGTGCGTCAAGCCAAAACCAAGCAGCAGAGACCTTCAGTGACCCCGTCAGCGTGGGAACACTGGTGAGGTAACTGTTTTTTAACCCATGGGGCATCTTATACAAAAAAAGGTTATCACACAGGACAACCTGTGGCATGGCCACTTCTCCACAGAATCCAATGGACACTACTTTGTTGAGCATAAGGATGAGGGTCCCAGATTGAGAATCCTGTCACCTTAATATAATTAAATATATTGGCAGTTATTTATCAAAGAGCACTGCACCAGAAACAGGTGTAAAAAAAAGTCCCACTAGCCTGTTTTGATCATTTTTGAACGTCCATGcatctacatttaggtgcacttgATAATAGGGAGTGGCGAGATGGGGCGGAGCGGAGCACGGCCATTGGCCTGCCTCCAGGCATAAATGACTATTGAAATCTACTCGTCAGGGGCTGCAGTGGATTTCAATCTAGGTGCACGGACTAGTGGAGGATGCACCCAACTTATGACGTGGCCCtcataataaattaggcacatcctctggcAGCACAGGGCATAtcaatgataaatgacccccattgtcttGCAAGTATTTGGCCAAGGCACATCTCAGTTCCCCCTTGCCAGAAATTTTTAATTAGGTCTATGGGGTGGTCAGTCTATTCAGAGGAGCCTTCAACTAATCCTACTTACTGCTGCCCATGATGAGCCAATCAGCTGTCAGATTAGAGGCCAGGCAGAGAAAGAACaactcatgaatatttatgaacgGCTAATGAGGTCAGATCCCTTCATCTGGGGTGAAGTCTTAATTACAAGGGACTCACCAGATACATTGATGGAGGAGCCGGCATCGATGACCCCGCTGTTAGGTCGCACACAGTACCGGCGCGGCGCCGTGGTCTTTACTTTGAAACAAACGTTTTTCTCTGTGGGGTTCGCGAGTTTCAAGTTTGTTGTAACGACATCTGTAAAAGGACCTGAAATGAAAAGAAGTGGAAGATTGTAAAACGGCAGTCAGCCTTATTACCAGGACACAAAGTCACAAACTGCCCATGCAAAGGCTGTATTACTCCAGCATTCGTAGGAACGCCCGTTAGTGATGATCTAGCAGTgacgcttgttcatcgggcaatcgcaagcatgcttaaaaatcagttAGCCAGAGGTAGATCATGGTATCTAATCGCGCCAGGCTGGAGGTATTAACCTCATCACTCAGTATGAAAAGGATGGATGTTGTACCATACAATATACCAATAAAGCCTTCACTTAGGCTGCAAATCTAACAAATGGGTGAGTGTCTGGACGTTcttcacccttaaaggggttattcctggAAATAATACTGATCACGTATCTTCAAGACAAGtcaacaatatcagatcggcagggggcccaacacctgggacccccgccgatcagctgccctctattcattcctatgggaacgcCGAAACTAGCTGAGCGTTGACTCGGCTATTTccgtaagccccatagaagtgaatggagcggtggccgtgcttgccattcatttcaatgctgtCAGTGAGTGAGAAATACTGAAAATTCTATAAAAACGGCTAGTCCTACTCTCACTTTCCACTAGCGATGTACTAGGTTTGCCAAGAGAGGCGGCCCAAGGAAGCGATGGGTCttatgaccctccatcagtggccatgtCCATTTAGGCTTTACTGACATTTGATGTCCATGGAAAGCACGTAGAAAATGGTGTCTCTGCTTAGACAGTCTTCCATCTTGGCCACTGCACAGTTCACACAGGCtactagagtggccagagtggggTCTACATTAGATTCCATATGTCCACTATTGTTTGACTGTCACTAAAACATCACAAGTTGGAGCAGTGACACATGCCCTTTAATTCAGTGGACTGCTGAAGGGAAGGAACATGCTCCACTCTAGTCTACATTTATCAGCTGCTCATCTTGTGACACTTGTCTAACAGGTTTCTGACAACGTGTCTCTACGCTTGCTGATGTACTAAACATCACAACCAGGCCTGGCCTTATGTTGGATGGTGCTCTGTTTAGCAACTTTTGTGGGTGCCTCTTACCTCATATGCTGTACAGTCATGCAGAGCCCAAATAATACCATACAGGGTATAATTATAAGCCCCCTACACTATGGTGCCCACACCCTGCACAAGTACAGCTATCTAATAAAATCATTCGGTGCTCAAATAAAAACTTAGTGGCCAAAAAAATCTCACACTGCTAGCAATTACAAGGCCTTGAAGGAGAGGCCACAGATGGCCTGGTGCCCAGCAAGGGCAGCTAATGTGTCCCTAAGGCTTGCCTTGACCACATCTAACATTTACCTTATATGCAGGTATGGAAATACAGCAATACAAAAAAGAACTAACAGAAAATTGATggtaggaagaaaaaaaaaaagttaagaggCTCCTAGGAAAAAATAAAGCTAGAAAACCTCTTTCTTTGGCCATATTATAAGAAAACAAAAGCTCAATGAAGAAGACAAAGATGTTTGGAAAAAAGTGATGAAGGGGAAAAAAGGAAATGGACTACCACCAAAAAGGTTGATCAAAGGACATGTAAATGCGTCCTTGAGAAGttttagaacaaaaaaaaaaaaaaaagacaacaggGCAACCTGCAGAACCATCACTCATGGCCAAGGAGGGACATATACCCACGAGACGGCAGTAAAGTACTAATATACggggcgtggccaactgccgTTATGGCTGGACGCATCTAAGAGCAGCTCCGGCTCCCATCCTCAATCCTGAGCCATCCTGACCTGTACGCTTGCCAAATACTGACCCGAGAGGTGTCCCTGGGTCTCCAAGAGTGCTAGAACAGAGTCATGAGCCCCAGCAAAGCCCAGATGGCGGCGGAGCGCCTTAAAGAATTTGCCAGGCAAGATTCCCAACATAGTGCTGCAGCTTTCTGACCAACACGTGCGACCAGCACCAGGAGTCAAGCGGCACAGCAGCCACATTCTGATGCTGAGTCTGAGCTCACCCTGCAAACCTCGCATCAACAACTAATGGCGGCCATCACTGGGTGTCAGGTCTCCCTGACAGGGAAGATAGAAGAGGTCATGGTGGACTTGGGTCTCCTACGCCGGGACATACAACAGCTGCGCGAGTATCAGACCTGGAGGACTTGAcgggtcccttgccggcaagacTCGCTGCCGTGTAAGCGTCTGTGGAACTGTGCCGCCAAAAATGTGATGATCTTGAAAACCACACGCGGCGCAACAACATGCGCATCATCGGCATGCCGGAGCGGGCAGAGGGCCCAGATACAGCGGCTTACCTGGAAGGGTGGTTTAAATCGGTGTTTCCCAATGCAGTTTTTTTATCCGCATACACAGTAGAAAGGGCGCACAGTGTTCCAGCCAGACCACTTCCTCCTGGTGCCCCTCCAAGGCACCTTCTAGCCCGCATGCTAAATTGGAGCGACAGAGATCTTATCCTGGCGCATGATAGGATCACGCAAACCATCTCGCTGGGATCGGCGAAAATTTCCCTGTATCCAGATTTCTCCGCTGACCTGCAGAAGAGGCGCGCTACTTTTGTCTCCATTAAACAGTGTCTTAGAGAGCTCAATCTCAAGTATTCGATGGCGTATCCGGCATGTTTGCGTGTCATGGACGGTGACAAGTCACTTCTTTTCACCAACCCTGCAGAGGCAGAGGACTGGCTATCCAGGAGACCTCGCCGCTCCCCTCCCAAGTGATCCTGTTCGGAGACTAGGCCTCCATTGATATGTAGAAAGGGGATGAAAAGGTTCCTGCAAGGACTGTGTTAGGACCACTGATCTCCGTTTTTCTTGGTTCATGGTTCGGTAACGTATTGCATTACATTTGTATGTGGACTCGGGGACACTGAGGTTTACTTACTGGTCGTTCAACGTTGAACGCATCTATGACACTGGCAAGTGTTACTGTGGGGAGCCAGCTACCGTACCTGCACTGGAATTCCACCTTCTTACACCGTGCAGGTCCCCCGTGCACATGGCCATTTGCTATTATGGTTATGCTTATGTCCTAATAGTTAACCCAACGTTTGGGTGGTTGACAGTATCTCTTATGTTACACGCTATTACTGAAGATTCCACTATGGCAGATCTTAGAGTAATATCCTAGAATGTGAGGGGTTTGGTGGGGGCCTAGGAAGCGAATGGCGGTATTCACACATATCCGTGGTTAAGCTCCACATATAATAGGATTGCAGGAAACAAATCTTACCATGGAAACGGGAGGGAGAGTCAAGAAGCTCATATTAATGGAATGCCGTATGTAATACTAAATATGTATAAACCCTCCTCCAGATAGTCTCTCGATGCTTCAGACAGCGGCCGGGTTTGCAGCACAATTCTTGGCATGGGAGATCTTAACCTGCCCTAGACGAATCAAGGGACAGATTTCGCAACCCGTCCAATAGTTCTATTCGCCGATCACCCAATACTGCTCTGGCGCGCCTGCTGTCTGAGCTGGGATGGATTGACATATGGAGAGAGAGGTACCCGGACCGAATTGAATTTTCTTGCTTCACTCCCTCTAGGGGAGCTCTATATAGGATTGATTACCTCCTGGGCACCCATGGCACCTTTATGGCAATGCGGGACATACATTATGGGCCCCAGGGTCCGTCTGACCACGCACCTATAATGCCTCAATCACTAACCCTTACACTGCTGTTCGAATCCCCAAGCAACGCATTCCCCCGTTCTGGTTATCTTTAATGTCCCTAAGAGATCGGGTACCTGACCAGCTCCATACCTTTCTCGCAATTAACTTAGATGACACTGACCCGGCCCTGCTGTGGGAGACTCTGAAAGCCTTCCTGCGCAGGTGCCTTAGATCTTCCATCTCTTACATCAAGAAATTCTCCCGCCGCAGGGAGGAGGACCTGGGTACTCAGTGTAAGAATGCAGAACTTGTGTATGTCGCCAATCCTACAGAGGAGAACAGGGTAGACTGGATGTTGAAGGGCAGGCAATACATGACCCATCTGCAGGAAAAAGAGTGATCGCAAGATGCTATTCCTGCAGCAGCAGACCTTTGAACAAGGTAGTAGAGTGGGGAAGGTGTTGGCGCAGGTAGTTCGTAGGAACAATATGGCTCCACCGATATTACGTATCGCGGACAATAGTGGGGTAGTGATAACTGAACCTGAAGGTATACTAGACCGATTTGGGGGATTGCTCAGTATTCTACTCCTGAACTGGAGGAGTATCTCCGGGAGATTTCTCACCCGCAGTTATCTGTTCCTGATACGGAGCTGTTGGATGAGGAGATCACATTGGAGGAGGTAACCCAGGCAATCAAGGGGTTGAATCTGGGCAAGGCCCCGGGACCGGATGGGATTCCGTTGGAAGTTTAGTCTCGATATGTGGACATTCTGGGACCGCAGCTTCTGCGTATGTATAAGGCGTCCCTGACTGGTGGTGCGCTCCTGGAATCATTGTATGAGGCCTCCAATGTAGTTCTGCTAAAACCTGACAAAAACCCTGTGGAGTGTGGGTCATATCGCACTATATCACTGCTAAATCTAGACTATAAAATTCTAGCCAAGATATTAGCGGATTAAATAGGGTAATATCCTCCATTATACACGAAAACCAGTCCGGCTACATCCCTGGCAGCTCCACTTCCAGTAACATAAGAATGGCACAGGTTATTGCTCAGCTTGGATGTGCGGACCGGAAACAATAGGCTTTGGCTGCGTTAGAAACGGCCAAAGCGTTCGATTCAGTAGAATGGCCTTACTTAGTACAGGTCCTCAGATACTTTGGCTTCGGTCCTGCATTCATCAGCTGGATTAATATCCTTTATAAATCCCCATCCGCGAATATGATAAATGGCTCCCTGTCATCAACATTTAAGTTATATAGAGGAACCAGGCAGGGTTGCCCTCTGTCTCCCCTTTTATTTGCGGTAGCTATTGAGCATCTAGAACTAAGGGTCTGCCAGGACGCCACATTTAAAGGAATATCTCTGGGGAATAGGGAGGATCGGTTAGGCTTATATGCTGATGACCTCATTTTATACATGGACTCCGTGGAGTCTACATTACCCAGGGCAATAACCTTTATTGAGCAGTTCGGCTCCTTTTCTGGTCTTTGCATAAACTGAGCAAAATCAGCCATTATGCCTTTATGGACCTCAGACTGGCCTTCCGTTTATTATAACTTGATGGTAGTAGACAGATTCAAGTATTTAGAAGTCATTATCACGAAAGAACCAGTTATTTCACATGAACTAAACACAATCCCCTTGGTGTCATATTTCACGGATAAATTTAAATCCTGGAACACCCTACCGTTGTCCACCATGGGTTGGATAAATCTAATCAAAATGATTCTCCAACCTAAAGCTCTATACTTGCTAGAACACGTCTGTGTCCCGATCCCCCgaacatttttttataaattgcacTCAATTATGGCGACATTCACAAGGGGCAATAACAGACGGAAACTGGCCATTCAGTCTCTGTAAAGGAGCTGGAACAATGGGGGAGCGGCCTTGCCAGACCTATTTTTGTATTCCCTTGCTGGTCAGTTGCGATATTTGGTGCCATGGGTGACCCGGGATGTGCTTCCCAATTCTGAATACTATTTGCAAGAACATTTGCGGCTCTCCAATCTGTGGCCTTGCATCTATATCAGGTTCACTTCTACCGATCCATAGACTTGCGCACCAGGTTTGGAGAGCTGCAAAGCTGCAGCAATACAATGACCTACCGGATGATATTCCACTGTGGAATAATCCATTGTTtcctcatctgttacattgtgaaGGGGAGAATGTATGGAAAAGATATGGGGTACATTATCTGAAAGATCTATATGTAAATGGTATCCTATTTTCCTTTTCTCAGCTACAGACCAAAGTTGGAATCTTACGCCTACATTTCTTTAGATATTTTCAGCTGAGACATGCCCTTCAGGCCCAATTGCGGGCTCTTAAAAGGTCGGTCTCAGCCTATCCACTCATTGGGGTTTTTAGAACCCAGGGGCCAAGGGGACTAATATCTGACCTTTACACTCACCTGCTAAACCTCAGAATCTCTATTTCTCCCTTGGGTGCGGAGAGTAAGTGGAGAGGCAACATACCCACTTTATCAGCTGAGGAGTGGAGCGAGGCCCCGGTAGCTGTATCACTGTCTCTCACTAATAGGCTGACAACTCTTTATCCTACATAGATGTTACCTCACCCCAACCAAGCTTTTTAAAATGGGTAGGAGGCCCCATGCGGTAAGCCACAGGTGTGCGCAGCTGAATGCGGATTTCTGGCACCTCATATGGGACTGCAGCTACATTCGCCCATTCTGGAGGGCAGTGGTGGATGTTATATCTACCATGATCCCAGATACCTTAGAGGTATGCCCCAAGGCTTGTCTCCTGGGGATACTTGAGGACGACTTACGCTCACATTATACGCTCACCTTTATCAGGGAAACTCTTTTCCTTGCCAGAAAGGCGATTGCTCTCAGATCGATGGCGGATAGGCCCCCCACGGTTGGCCAATGGAAG
This window of the Bufo bufo chromosome 6, aBufBuf1.1, whole genome shotgun sequence genome carries:
- the VAPB gene encoding vesicle-associated membrane protein-associated protein B/C, with amino-acid sequence MAKSEQVLVLEPQHELKFKGPFTDVVTTNLKLANPTEKNVCFKVKTTAPRRYCVRPNSGVIDAGSSINVSVMLQPFDYDPNEKSKHKFMVQSMYAPPDTTDMEAVWKEAKPEELMDSKLRCLFELPSENDKPHEGEVNKVLTSSVTKTESTSMFKSVSSSLEDSEQKKLLEDNKRLQAELQRLREDNKQLREEDGLRMRKLQASSNPVSSSTSLVKEEGLNPRILALAVLLFIIGVIIGKVAL